The following are from one region of the Dreissena polymorpha isolate Duluth1 chromosome 2, UMN_Dpol_1.0, whole genome shotgun sequence genome:
- the LOC127867340 gene encoding uncharacterized protein LOC127867340 isoform X1 codes for MPESQMTLLIKKKLTYSNHFTKAHHKVRVYKIAITEGLTVMQGILTWTFFLTTVQIGNWYSVHGVSITINAGRNITCGEDVIVACHNDANGIVIQFAYDNYVDYKTIAECQFDVDPQLMDTRFKERFTVSQSCILRLRHFTERDCGTYMCAVMFNETQRVSEEVSCANGSTGHVPALETDKALERTEIKDCKIIIIIIVSALALALTCSVTFIVYKICKNTGVNSETGTPDESIPLEQQEPTTPCATPNRKPPDIRRTPSCNVRPGNTDKIKKAYADGSISNFENDSGETNC; via the exons ATGCCGGAATCCCAAATgacattattaattaaaaaaaaattaacgtatTCCAACCACTTTACAAAAGCGCATCACAAGGTACGTGTTTACAAA ATTGCTATAACAGAGGGACTTACAGTCATGCAAGGGATATTAACTTGGACATTCTTCCTAACCACTGTTCAAATAG GCAATTGGTACAGTGTTCATGGAGTAAGCATAACGATCAATGCCGGCAGAAACATTACGTGCGGAGAAGACGTTATTGTAGCCTGTCACAACGACGCCAATGGCATAGTCATCCAGTTTGCCTACGATAATTATGTCGATTACAAAACAATAGCAGAATGCCAGTTTGATGTTGATCCCCAGCTTATGGATACAAGGTTTAAAGAAAGGTTCACTGTGTCTCAATCATGTATACTAAGGTTAAGACATTTTACTGAGCGCGACTGTGGAACATATATGTGTGCAGTTATGTTCAATGAAACACAACGCGTTAGCGAGGAGGTTTCGTGCGCTAATG GTTCTACAGGTCATGTGCCAGCTTTGGAAACTGATAAAGCGCTGGAAAGAACGGAAATAAAGgattgtaaaataattataataattattgtctCAGCACTAGCACTAGCTCTAACGTGTAGCGTCACGTTCATTGtatacaaaatatgcaagaacACAGGCGTTAATTCAG AAACAGGTACACCTGATGAAAGTATACCACTCGAGCAACAG GAGCCAACGACTCCATGCGCAACGCCTAACAGGAAACCTCCTGATATACGAAGAACACCATCTTGTAATGTCCGACCTGGGAATACAG ACAAAATAAAGAAGGCATACGCCGACGGATCGATATCCAATTTTGAAAATGATTCGGGAGAAACTAACTGTTAA
- the LOC127867340 gene encoding uncharacterized protein LOC127867340 isoform X2, translating to MPESQMTLLIKKKLTYSNHFTKAHHKIAITEGLTVMQGILTWTFFLTTVQIGNWYSVHGVSITINAGRNITCGEDVIVACHNDANGIVIQFAYDNYVDYKTIAECQFDVDPQLMDTRFKERFTVSQSCILRLRHFTERDCGTYMCAVMFNETQRVSEEVSCANGSTGHVPALETDKALERTEIKDCKIIIIIIVSALALALTCSVTFIVYKICKNTGVNSETGTPDESIPLEQQEPTTPCATPNRKPPDIRRTPSCNVRPGNTDKIKKAYADGSISNFENDSGETNC from the exons ATGCCGGAATCCCAAATgacattattaattaaaaaaaaattaacgtatTCCAACCACTTTACAAAAGCGCATCACAAG ATTGCTATAACAGAGGGACTTACAGTCATGCAAGGGATATTAACTTGGACATTCTTCCTAACCACTGTTCAAATAG GCAATTGGTACAGTGTTCATGGAGTAAGCATAACGATCAATGCCGGCAGAAACATTACGTGCGGAGAAGACGTTATTGTAGCCTGTCACAACGACGCCAATGGCATAGTCATCCAGTTTGCCTACGATAATTATGTCGATTACAAAACAATAGCAGAATGCCAGTTTGATGTTGATCCCCAGCTTATGGATACAAGGTTTAAAGAAAGGTTCACTGTGTCTCAATCATGTATACTAAGGTTAAGACATTTTACTGAGCGCGACTGTGGAACATATATGTGTGCAGTTATGTTCAATGAAACACAACGCGTTAGCGAGGAGGTTTCGTGCGCTAATG GTTCTACAGGTCATGTGCCAGCTTTGGAAACTGATAAAGCGCTGGAAAGAACGGAAATAAAGgattgtaaaataattataataattattgtctCAGCACTAGCACTAGCTCTAACGTGTAGCGTCACGTTCATTGtatacaaaatatgcaagaacACAGGCGTTAATTCAG AAACAGGTACACCTGATGAAAGTATACCACTCGAGCAACAG GAGCCAACGACTCCATGCGCAACGCCTAACAGGAAACCTCCTGATATACGAAGAACACCATCTTGTAATGTCCGACCTGGGAATACAG ACAAAATAAAGAAGGCATACGCCGACGGATCGATATCCAATTTTGAAAATGATTCGGGAGAAACTAACTGTTAA